From the Plectropomus leopardus isolate mb unplaced genomic scaffold, YSFRI_Pleo_2.0 unplaced_scaffold29604, whole genome shotgun sequence genome, the window AAGGGGCATCAAGTGGGTGCACTTAAAATTATGACACTAACACTAAAGGGGGAAATGGgtccaaaaaaatgctcatcatTGATATCAAAGTTCAAAATATAATCCCACGTAAACAACGTTGGGCTGGATTAACCAACAAATTTGGATTCTGAGCATTCttatgagtttttttcaaaaacgtggaaaTTTTGGTGTTAAAATCCAGTTAGCCCCTTTTGTAATCAGATTTTACCACAAGCCTCTTTTAGTTATGCAGGAAATCCAAATGCagattcttttttcttttagtgactaatacaaaaatattgtattCATGAAGTCTGGGTCATTTGTCACTGTGATTatgtaatattatattttacaggATATTACTGTAATAAATACTATGATACTGAGCATCAAAGACCTCCCCCAGATGGCTAAACTCTTACATAATTTCAATCTTTTGAAATATGTAGAGGAGTATAAAAAACGATTCAGTTTAAGTTCGATAATGTAACATTCAAAGACGCCGTGCACAGCTCTGTATCAATATACAGGTCAGCCTCCAAGGTCAGGACACAACAAACGCTCTCATACCTCGCCTCAGGATGTCAAACTGGTAGAGCAGGCTGGAGGAGCGCCGGTTAAAGACGACAGGTGGGCGGCTGTTGTTCCTGGTCGCTGCACCGATACCTGTCTGATAGAGACTGGACTTTCCCGGCCGGTTCTCCTCTGGGTCCAGTCTTCGGTTGGGGGGATCTCTGCGCGGCGATTGGGCTGGTTGGTGCGGCTGAGGCTGTGTGTTGGGGGGACCCCTGGGTCTGGAGTTGGAGTGTCCATCTGGTTCACTCTGCTGAGGAGGACCGATGTTGGACTGGGCGTCCTGGTTGGTTTTCTGCACAGTGCGGTTggtggcagcagctgcagccccCGTCAGCTGTGTTTTGGGAAGCAAACCaacaacttctcctctggtctTCTCGCTGTTGTGCTCTATCAGACGGTCGCTCTTGTGGCCCTTTTTGCTCTTGTTGTGGGGGCCGTGGGGGCCGTGGTGGCGGGGGATGGGGGCCAGGTCGGTGTGCTTTGGCCAGACGGCAGAGGGGAGAGGATGGAGGGTGAATTTGGACTCGCTGGCCTTGCTACTCTTCTCTAGGAGCTCGTTGATGGGCAGGGAGGGCTCTTTGACCACCAGCCGGCTCTGGTTGCTCGAAGGTGGATCTACAAAGCTACTCTGACCCTTTTCTATCAAGGTGTACAGCTCTGggttgacacaaacaaaaaattgtaCTTCCGTTAGACATTTCCTTCAACTTGATATGGTGTATTAGTTTAATATGAAAGCCCTTCTGCTCCCACAATAAGCCATATGggttcatttaatatttatggtAGCTGTGGATCGGTGGTGTCGTTAGTCCTGGTGGCCCAAAATGTTATCTCTAAATATCTAGGTTATaaatacttttcaaaaatcAGAATAGGCCTTTTAATAATAAAAGCTTTTGGGGTTCTCGTCCAGAAAATTTTGATCATCAAACACTTcctttcctgcattctggtgaatttttattgagcattttttttgccttttctgcatcaaattaTGGTCTAAATGTagtatttaattaataataataagactaacaataatgataaatgtAGCACTTTTCTAACACAGATGCTACTAAGTGCTTCACAAGAcaatttggtcaaaataaaagtcctctgctactttcatatTTCATACATATGCTTGAAAGAAAGAATATTTCCTGTCTAAGGATTTTTCATTTAGCTTAATAAAGTATGagacattttctttgttaatattTCAATTGGAGGTTTATCAGTAACTTTCATCTTGAGAACTTGACACTTTCTTCTACAGTATGACACTAATTGGCCTGCTGGATGGAAATGTCTAACTTGTTAAGAATCTACAGCTAGGATATCAGCTTTTATTATGTCAACTATAAGGCTAATCACTTAGCGTTTTTATCTTAAATCACATTATAATTGTTTTGGGATGTAACATTTACTAATGggaattttaaagacaaaatctttttgtagtttctttCACAGGTAGAGAGATGTCAAGAATCTGTATTATCTAATaagattacatttttggtcTGTTCATCTCACCAAAAGTggaatttgtatttgcaatattaataactgattttaaatactgtgatactgtacTGTATC encodes:
- the LOC121938478 gene encoding uncharacterized protein LOC121938478 — protein: MTGIILLILFLGFPLCNSEEHVVNELYTLIEKGQSSFVDPPSSNQSRLVVKEPSLPINELLEKSSKASESKFTLHPLPSAVWPKHTDLAPIPRHHGPHGPHNKSKKGHKSDRLIEHNSEKTRGEVVGLLPKTQLTGAAAAATNRTVQKTNQDAQSNIGPPQQSEPDGHSNSRPRGPPNTQPQPHQPAQSPRRDPPNRRLDPEENRPGKSSLYQTGIGAATRNNSRPPVVFNRRSSSLLYQFDILRR